A stretch of Natronococcus sp. CG52 DNA encodes these proteins:
- a CDS encoding RNA-protein complex protein Nop10, whose amino-acid sequence MKSNIRVCSAWRDAHDRPVYTLSTDCPECGADAVNSAPAPFDPEDSYGEYRRALKRRNR is encoded by the coding sequence ATGAAATCCAACATCCGGGTCTGTTCGGCGTGGCGCGACGCCCACGATCGCCCGGTGTACACGCTTTCTACCGACTGTCCCGAGTGCGGAGCCGACGCCGTCAACAGCGCCCCGGCTCCGTTCGATCCCGAGGACTCCTACGGCGAGTACCGACGCGCTCTTAAACGTCGCAATCGCTGA
- a CDS encoding translation initiation factor IF-2 subunit alpha: MKYSGWPDPGELVVGKIDEIEDFGVFVDLEEYQDQRGLIHISEVASGWIKNVRDHVREGQIVVCKVLDVDEGSQQIDLSLKDVNDHQRSEKIQQWKNEQKADNWMGLALGEDADDETYTAIANELIGTHDSLYNGFKQAAIHGDEALEGTDLSEDEIDAIVETARENVSVPYVNVTGYVDLENASPSGVDGIREALSAAEGNGEIPDEVDLEVNYVGAPEYRITVKAPNYKTAEAQLEESAQRAVVAIEEHGGTGEFHRERRTDDE, encoded by the coding sequence ATGAAGTACAGCGGCTGGCCCGACCCCGGCGAACTCGTCGTCGGCAAGATCGACGAGATCGAGGACTTCGGCGTCTTCGTCGACCTCGAGGAGTACCAGGACCAGCGCGGGCTGATCCACATCTCCGAGGTCGCAAGCGGCTGGATCAAGAACGTCCGCGATCACGTTCGCGAGGGCCAGATCGTCGTCTGCAAGGTACTCGACGTCGACGAAGGCTCCCAGCAGATCGACCTCTCGCTGAAGGACGTCAACGACCACCAGCGATCCGAGAAGATCCAGCAGTGGAAAAACGAGCAAAAGGCCGACAACTGGATGGGTCTGGCACTCGGTGAGGACGCCGACGACGAAACCTACACCGCAATCGCCAACGAGCTGATCGGCACCCACGACAGCCTCTACAACGGGTTCAAGCAGGCCGCCATCCACGGCGACGAGGCGCTCGAGGGGACCGATCTCTCCGAGGACGAGATCGACGCCATCGTCGAGACCGCCCGCGAGAACGTCTCGGTGCCGTACGTCAACGTCACCGGCTACGTCGACCTCGAGAACGCGTCGCCGAGCGGCGTCGACGGGATCCGCGAGGCGCTTTCGGCCGCGGAGGGCAACGGCGAGATCCCCGACGAAGTCGACCTCGAGGTCAACTACGTCGGCGCGCCGGAGTACCGGATCACCGTGAAGGCGCCGAACTACAAGACCGCCGAAGCGCAACTCGAGGAGAGCGCCCAGCGCGCGGTCGTCGCTATCGAAGAGCACGGCGGCACGGGCGAGTTCCACCGCGAGCGTCGCACCGACGACGAGTAA
- a CDS encoding GtrA family protein, whose translation MSRSPVDAIRIRFRALLSTTRFTQFAGVGLVGATVDNAVLFALVELTVLGPVVAKTIAWELAIAVIFAINERWTFASHGTMSARALGKRFLRSNLVRLGGLLVALSVLWVLYHQFGVWYVTANVIGMAIGFFVNYTCESLYTWKVHRE comes from the coding sequence ATGTCACGTTCACCCGTCGACGCCATTCGAATACGATTTCGGGCGTTGCTCTCGACGACGCGATTCACACAGTTCGCCGGCGTCGGCCTCGTGGGGGCGACCGTGGACAACGCCGTCCTCTTCGCACTGGTCGAACTGACGGTTCTGGGACCGGTCGTCGCGAAGACGATCGCCTGGGAGCTCGCCATCGCAGTCATCTTCGCGATCAACGAGCGGTGGACGTTCGCCAGTCACGGAACGATGTCGGCTCGAGCGCTCGGAAAGCGGTTCCTGCGGTCGAATCTGGTCCGGCTCGGGGGCCTGCTTGTGGCGCTTTCGGTTCTCTGGGTACTGTACCATCAGTTCGGGGTCTGGTACGTGACGGCGAACGTGATCGGAATGGCGATCGGCTTCTTCGTCAACTACACCTGTGAGAGTCTCTACACGTGGAAGGTGCATCGAGAGTAG
- a CDS encoding HAH_0734 family protein yields the protein MKRLIIHGDPGIRKGAIIEYEGEEVVCFAISRNGEWHGPEKVQLWCTVGTEDEFEDFEKRNFTPHFLDVDRADAEAVDVVRPKADLAL from the coding sequence ATGAAGCGCCTGATCATTCACGGGGACCCCGGCATTCGGAAGGGGGCCATCATCGAGTACGAGGGGGAGGAGGTGGTCTGTTTCGCCATCAGCCGGAACGGCGAGTGGCACGGCCCCGAGAAGGTCCAGCTGTGGTGCACTGTCGGCACCGAAGACGAGTTCGAGGACTTCGAGAAGCGAAACTTCACCCCACACTTCCTCGACGTCGACCGCGCCGACGCCGAAGCCGTCGACGTCGTTCGACCGAAGGCCGATCTCGCGCTGTGA
- a CDS encoding 30S ribosomal protein S27e, whose protein sequence is MAGNFYNVRCGDCENEQTVFGKASTEVACAVCGTTLARPTGGKAEIDHEILETVESR, encoded by the coding sequence ATGGCAGGAAACTTTTACAACGTCCGCTGCGGTGACTGCGAGAACGAACAGACCGTCTTCGGCAAGGCCTCCACGGAGGTCGCCTGTGCCGTCTGTGGCACGACGCTCGCCCGACCGACCGGCGGCAAAGCCGAGATAGACCACGAGATCCTCGAAACAGTCGAGTCACGATGA
- a CDS encoding 50S ribosomal protein L44e — translation MQMPRRFNTYCPHCNEHHEHEVEKVRSGRSSGMKWDARRTRRNTAVIGNAGRFSKVPGGDKPTKKTDLKYRCNDCGKAHLREGWRTGRLEFQE, via the coding sequence ATGCAGATGCCACGCCGATTCAATACGTACTGTCCGCACTGCAACGAACACCACGAACACGAAGTCGAGAAGGTCCGCTCGGGCCGCTCCTCGGGAATGAAGTGGGACGCTCGCCGAACGCGTCGCAACACGGCGGTCATCGGTAACGCCGGCCGCTTCTCGAAGGTTCCTGGTGGCGACAAGCCGACCAAGAAGACCGACCTCAAGTACCGCTGTAACGACTGCGGGAAAGCCCACCTTCGCGAGGGATGGCGGACGGGCCGACTCGAGTTCCAGGAGTGA